A window from Nitrospirota bacterium encodes these proteins:
- the uvrC gene encoding excinuclease ABC subunit UvrC, translated as MPRTAPKEQTRLDPRRKLPTVPRKPGVYIMKGPREKVLYVGKAKDLRARLKSYFQKSADLDNRKRAMMGQVQDISWLVTDGELEALALEANLIKQMRPRFNVILRDDKNYPYIKITVNEEWPRLEVVRRVSRDGALYFGPYVPAGGMWEALGVIRRNFGVRPCRYRLEKPMRPCIQHQMGKCPAPCAGKISHEDYRKLVDEVILFLKGRNRELLEALEARMRQLSGELRFEEAARLRDRVHALRRAWETQKVISPELGDLDVVGYVREGDGAQVQVFFVRNGIMVGAKDFLLKDVAGMAGGELLHNFLLNFYAAKEVLPPAELVLAELPEDTEALSAWLKERRGGKVALSVPRRGKKRALLRLAEKNARHAARSRRGPESTLQELARRLGLSAPPRSIGAFDVSNLSGTEAVGAFVYWEDGSFWKDRYRHLRIHGVQGVDDYAMIEETVRRVLDDMEPPPDLVVIDGGRAHLEAASRAAEVLPALPVLVAVAKKPDRAFPSSPGPPLDLEDRSPSSLLLVKIRDEVHRFAISFHKKLRGRRALASPLETVPGIGKKRRLELLKHFGNMEAMRKASLEELARVPGMNRRAAAALKKALAGEEEGE; from the coding sequence ATGCCCCGGACGGCGCCAAAAGAACAGACTCGCCTCGACCCCCGCCGGAAGCTCCCCACCGTGCCCCGGAAGCCCGGGGTCTACATCATGAAGGGGCCGCGGGAGAAGGTCCTCTACGTGGGGAAGGCCAAGGACCTCAGGGCGCGCCTGAAGTCCTATTTCCAGAAGTCCGCCGACCTGGACAATCGCAAGAGAGCCATGATGGGCCAGGTGCAGGACATCTCCTGGCTTGTCACCGACGGGGAGCTGGAGGCCCTGGCCCTGGAGGCCAACCTCATCAAGCAGATGAGGCCCCGCTTCAACGTCATCCTTCGGGACGACAAGAACTATCCCTACATCAAAATCACCGTTAACGAGGAATGGCCCCGCCTGGAGGTCGTCCGCAGGGTAAGCCGCGACGGAGCCCTGTACTTCGGCCCCTACGTGCCCGCCGGGGGCATGTGGGAGGCCCTGGGCGTCATCAGGCGGAACTTCGGCGTCCGTCCCTGCCGCTACAGGCTGGAGAAGCCCATGCGCCCCTGCATCCAGCACCAGATGGGCAAGTGCCCGGCCCCCTGCGCGGGGAAGATTTCTCACGAGGACTACCGGAAGCTGGTGGACGAGGTGATACTCTTCCTCAAGGGGAGAAACCGGGAGCTTCTGGAGGCCCTGGAGGCACGGATGCGGCAGCTCTCCGGGGAGCTTCGCTTCGAGGAGGCCGCCCGTTTGAGGGACCGGGTGCACGCCTTGAGGCGGGCATGGGAGACCCAGAAGGTCATATCACCGGAGCTGGGGGACCTGGACGTGGTGGGGTATGTCCGCGAGGGGGACGGCGCCCAGGTGCAGGTCTTCTTCGTGCGAAACGGCATCATGGTGGGGGCCAAGGACTTTCTGCTCAAGGACGTGGCCGGCATGGCCGGCGGGGAGCTTCTGCACAACTTTCTTCTGAACTTCTACGCGGCCAAGGAGGTCCTGCCGCCCGCAGAGCTTGTCCTGGCCGAGCTGCCCGAGGACACGGAGGCCCTGTCGGCCTGGCTCAAGGAGCGGCGGGGAGGGAAGGTCGCCCTGAGCGTCCCCAGGCGGGGCAAGAAGCGGGCCCTCCTGCGCCTGGCGGAGAAGAACGCCCGGCACGCGGCGCGGAGCAGGAGGGGGCCGGAGAGCACCCTTCAGGAGCTTGCCCGCCGCCTGGGGCTCTCCGCCCCGCCGCGCTCCATCGGGGCCTTCGACGTCTCCAACCTCTCGGGCACCGAGGCCGTGGGGGCCTTCGTCTACTGGGAGGACGGCTCCTTTTGGAAAGACCGGTACAGGCATCTCAGGATTCACGGGGTCCAGGGGGTGGACGACTACGCCATGATTGAGGAGACGGTAAGGCGGGTGCTGGACGACATGGAGCCCCCGCCCGACCTGGTGGTGATAGACGGCGGGCGTGCGCACCTGGAGGCGGCCTCCCGGGCGGCCGAGGTCCTTCCGGCCCTCCCCGTGCTGGTTGCGGTGGCCAAGAAGCCCGACAGGGCCTTCCCCTCGTCCCCCGGCCCGCCCCTGGACCTGGAGGACAGGAGCCCCTCGTCCCTCCTGCTCGTGAAAATCCGGGACGAGGTCCACCGCTTCGCCATAAGCTTCCATAAGAAGCTCCGGGGCAGGCGCGCCCTGGCCTCTCCGCTGGAGACGGTCCCCGGCATTGGCAAGAAGCGGAGGCTCGAGCTCCTCAAGCATTTCGGAAACATGGAGGCAATGCGGAAGGCCTCCCTGGAGGAGCTGGCCCGGGTGCCCGGCATGAACCGCAGGGCCGCCGCGGCCCTGAAAAAGGCCCTGGCGGGAGAGGAGGAGGGGGAATAG
- the murA gene encoding UDP-N-acetylglucosamine 1-carboxyvinyltransferase, whose translation MDKLRVEGGRPLRGEVEISGAKNAALPLMAASLLAPGVNRLGRVPALMDVRTTGALLRKLGARVEQRGAEMLLDTGSVSAFEAPYDLVKTMRASVLVLGPLLARYGRARVSLPGGCAIGARPINLHIMGLRMMGARVALEAGYVVASAKRLRGARIYLDVPTVTGTENLLMAAALAKGTTIIENAAREPEVANLGRTLAAMGARVKGAGESVIEVEGVDEVRPFDDEVIADRIECGTFMTAAAITGGDVLLKGVEPSHLDAVVLKLRETGVEIAEVDGGLRVSCPSRLRSRDLRTMPYPGFPTDMQAQFMALMAVAQGTSVIHERIFENRFMHVAELRRLGADIIEEAGAATVRGVRALRGADVMATDLRASASLVVAALAAEGATTIHRIYHLDRGYERIEEKLRRLGASVERLKE comes from the coding sequence ATGGATAAGCTCAGGGTCGAGGGCGGCAGGCCCCTCAGGGGCGAGGTCGAGATAAGCGGGGCGAAGAACGCCGCCCTGCCCCTCATGGCCGCCTCCCTTCTGGCCCCCGGGGTGAACCGCCTCGGGCGGGTGCCGGCGCTCATGGACGTCAGGACCACGGGGGCGCTTCTGCGGAAGCTCGGGGCCCGCGTGGAGCAGAGGGGGGCGGAGATGCTCCTTGACACCGGGAGCGTCAGCGCTTTCGAGGCGCCCTATGACCTGGTCAAGACCATGCGCGCCTCGGTCCTCGTGCTGGGGCCCCTCCTGGCCAGATACGGCAGGGCCAGGGTCTCCCTGCCCGGGGGATGCGCCATAGGGGCTCGGCCCATCAACCTGCACATCATGGGGCTTCGGATGATGGGGGCCAGGGTTGCGCTGGAGGCCGGGTACGTGGTGGCTTCGGCCAAGCGGCTCCGGGGCGCCCGCATCTACCTTGACGTTCCCACGGTGACGGGCACGGAGAACCTGCTCATGGCCGCGGCCCTGGCGAAGGGGACCACCATCATCGAGAACGCCGCCCGGGAGCCCGAGGTGGCCAACCTGGGCCGGACCCTGGCGGCCATGGGCGCCCGGGTAAAAGGCGCGGGGGAGAGCGTCATCGAGGTCGAGGGGGTGGACGAGGTCCGGCCCTTCGATGACGAGGTCATCGCCGACCGCATCGAGTGTGGCACCTTCATGACGGCGGCCGCCATAACGGGCGGAGACGTCCTCTTGAAGGGCGTGGAGCCCTCCCACCTGGACGCCGTCGTCCTGAAGCTCAGGGAAACCGGGGTGGAGATAGCCGAGGTGGACGGGGGGCTTCGGGTCTCCTGTCCCTCTCGTCTTCGCTCGCGGGACCTGAGGACGATGCCCTATCCGGGCTTCCCCACCGACATGCAGGCCCAGTTCATGGCCCTCATGGCCGTGGCCCAGGGCACCAGCGTCATCCACGAGAGGATTTTCGAGAACCGCTTCATGCACGTGGCGGAGCTCAGGCGCCTCGGGGCGGACATAATCGAGGAGGCCGGCGCGGCCACCGTCCGGGGGGTAAGGGCCCTGAGGGGGGCGGACGTCATGGCCACCGACCTCAGGGCCAGTGCGTCCCTGGTGGTGGCGGCCCTTGCCGCCGAGGGCGCCACCACCATCCACCGCATCTACCATCTGGACAGGGGGTACGAGCGCATCGAGGAGAAGCTCCGGAGGCTGGGGGCCTCGGTCGAGAGGCTCAAGGAGTAG
- a CDS encoding helix-turn-helix domain-containing protein, translating into MEDSERERFYDVLELAPNASQADIREAYLHLKSLYTDGTYITAPLADEVPEEHRRKVLEEIETAYAALSGAPRVRAAGREAPPAEMDGKVQELVASVERFDGEALRRVREALGMHLGTIESLTKVRLFHLKNIERNRYETLPEAVYLRGYVKSLARCLALDPERVASDYMRGYEEWKGGEGCTGGGD; encoded by the coding sequence GTGGAAGACTCCGAGAGGGAAAGGTTTTACGACGTCCTGGAGCTTGCCCCCAACGCCTCCCAGGCCGACATACGGGAGGCGTACCTTCATCTGAAGTCCCTGTACACGGACGGCACCTACATCACTGCCCCCCTGGCCGACGAGGTGCCGGAGGAGCACCGGCGGAAGGTTCTGGAGGAGATAGAGACGGCCTATGCGGCCCTCTCGGGGGCGCCCCGCGTGAGGGCCGCCGGGAGGGAAGCGCCTCCGGCTGAAATGGACGGGAAGGTGCAGGAGCTGGTCGCCTCGGTGGAGCGCTTCGACGGCGAGGCCTTGAGGCGCGTGCGCGAGGCCCTGGGCATGCACCTGGGCACCATAGAGTCCCTGACCAAGGTCCGCCTGTTCCATCTGAAGAACATCGAGCGCAACCGGTACGAAACCCTTCCCGAGGCGGTCTACCTGAGGGGGTACGTCAAGTCCCTGGCCCGGTGCCTGGCCCTGGACCCCGAGCGCGTGGCAAGCGACTACATGCGGGGCTACGAGGAGTGGAAGGGCGGCGAGGGCTGCACGGGCGGCGGGGACTGA
- a CDS encoding P-loop NTPase encodes MGCEIWAIGGGKGGTGKSFMTSTMGSVLAGQGKRVILVDADLGGANLHSFLGLKRPRLSLTDFFEAKVPLSDLVVDCGLGSMGLITGDLHSVDSNSVTFSQKQRFFRHIHALDADYVLIDLGSGTHLNTLDTFLLAHRMVVVVVPEVTSIENMYQFVKSVYFRKMKSVFKEYGLREQMREIWASRSEHNISTLGQLMEHVRTLAPQLPLGFCDEIENFSINVVLNQVRTHRERDVGPSVRSVLKKYLGLACQFVGYVEHEDGVWRSVNNGVPFMRAYPRSNCAKQIEHLAGNLLRERHVELAKV; translated from the coding sequence ATGGGATGTGAAATCTGGGCCATAGGCGGCGGCAAGGGCGGCACCGGAAAGAGCTTCATGACGAGCACCATGGGCTCCGTGCTGGCCGGGCAGGGAAAGCGCGTCATCCTGGTGGACGCGGACCTCGGGGGGGCCAACCTGCATTCGTTCCTGGGCCTGAAGCGGCCCCGTCTCAGCCTCACCGATTTCTTCGAGGCGAAGGTGCCCCTTTCTGACCTGGTGGTGGACTGCGGCCTGGGCTCGATGGGGCTCATCACCGGCGACCTGCACTCCGTGGACTCCAACAGCGTCACCTTTTCGCAGAAGCAGCGCTTCTTCCGCCACATCCACGCGCTGGATGCGGATTACGTGCTCATAGACCTGGGCAGCGGCACCCACCTGAACACCCTGGACACCTTTCTCCTGGCGCACCGGATGGTCGTGGTGGTGGTCCCGGAGGTGACCTCCATCGAGAACATGTACCAGTTCGTCAAGAGCGTCTATTTCCGGAAGATGAAGTCCGTCTTCAAGGAGTACGGGCTCAGGGAGCAGATGCGGGAGATATGGGCGAGCCGCAGCGAGCACAACATAAGCACCCTGGGGCAGCTCATGGAGCACGTGCGGACGCTGGCTCCGCAGTTGCCCCTGGGTTTTTGCGACGAGATAGAGAACTTCTCCATAAACGTCGTCCTCAACCAAGTGCGTACGCACCGGGAGAGGGACGTGGGGCCCTCGGTGCGCAGCGTCCTGAAGAAGTACCTGGGGCTCGCCTGCCAGTTCGTGGGCTACGTGGAGCACGAGGACGGCGTGTGGCGCTCCGTCAACAACGGGGTGCCCTTCATGCGGGCCTATCCCCGCTCGAACTGCGCCAAGCAGATCGAGCATCTCGCCGGCAACCTGCTTCGGGAGCGTCACGTCGAACTCGCAAAGGTCTAG